In Pseudoalteromonas piratica, the following proteins share a genomic window:
- a CDS encoding efflux RND transporter periplasmic adaptor subunit: MRYIISTILCSLLAFLSCFVSANERPDPLVALGEVEQAEIAEQMWVPGTVVSRFDSRLTTEVSGVVKQIAEVGERFKKGDTILLLDDAFLQLEKQQASASIKSFNTRVNLLERQLTRIEKLGKNASVDALEAKEAELMMARQELEQAKITFQRIALQLAKTQLVAPFDGTIVERYKQVGEFSQTNAPAVRLVSLDDLEVRANAPLTHTQFNQVGDEVYIANKAGRFSSTVRALVPVGDELSRTMEVRVSLNDRALPIGSAVRVSLASSAKHNALTVHRDALILRQDKVYVNVVQDDLTVKQVTVTPGSGFNELIEVKGALSLGEKVAIRGSEMLRDGAKVRVKSKEDLVALR; encoded by the coding sequence ATGAGATACATTATTTCAACCATTTTATGTAGCTTACTGGCATTTTTAAGCTGTTTTGTAAGTGCCAATGAGCGTCCCGATCCGCTTGTTGCACTCGGTGAAGTCGAGCAGGCAGAAATTGCTGAACAAATGTGGGTGCCAGGTACCGTAGTGAGCCGTTTTGATTCGCGTCTGACTACTGAAGTGTCAGGTGTGGTAAAGCAAATTGCTGAAGTTGGTGAACGCTTCAAAAAAGGCGACACGATTTTGCTTTTGGATGACGCTTTTTTACAGTTAGAAAAGCAGCAAGCCAGTGCCAGTATCAAAAGTTTTAATACGCGCGTGAACTTACTGGAACGTCAGTTAACGCGCATTGAGAAGCTTGGCAAAAATGCCTCTGTTGATGCTTTAGAAGCAAAAGAAGCAGAGCTTATGATGGCAAGACAAGAACTTGAACAAGCAAAAATCACCTTCCAACGCATTGCATTACAGTTAGCAAAAACTCAGCTCGTTGCACCGTTTGATGGCACCATTGTGGAACGTTATAAACAGGTTGGTGAGTTTAGCCAAACTAATGCACCAGCGGTGCGATTAGTTAGCCTTGATGATTTGGAAGTGCGTGCAAATGCGCCACTTACGCATACGCAATTTAACCAAGTAGGGGATGAGGTTTATATCGCTAACAAAGCAGGACGCTTTAGCTCAACAGTGCGTGCACTGGTCCCTGTTGGTGATGAATTAAGCCGTACCATGGAAGTACGTGTTTCGCTTAACGATCGCGCGTTACCGATTGGCAGTGCAGTGCGAGTGAGTCTTGCCAGTAGTGCCAAACACAACGCATTAACTGTGCATCGTGATGCACTTATTTTACGTCAGGATAAAGTGTACGTTAATGTGGTACAGGATGATTTAACGGTAAAACAAGTTACTGTGACCCCAGGTAGTGGCTTTAATGAACTGATTGAAGTGAAAGGGGCGTTATCGTTAGGTGAAAAAGTTGCTATTCGTGGCAGTGAAATGCTGCGTGATGGTGCCAAAGTACGTGTTAAGTCGAAAGAAGATTTAGTTGCATTGCGCTAA
- a CDS encoding AEC family transporter, whose amino-acid sequence MFSSLFPLVALVFLGYLAIRKGGVSQSTIAELSKVTFSWLFPLFLFINIAEADLSGLLSYSVFLAFYGAVLFTFLMTCWLSPSLLKTHKESGAVFALGSTYSNTIIVGLPILISVLSPSVTAQVFLIISFHSAMLFAATSIFASVGSNNTFDFKSFLVGLLKNPLLIGIYSGLIINFMGIAFAEFISNTLHLITKPALTLALFILGANLYQYRLSGSYGHIISASVIKLLLLPLITLLLAHGVFRLNSDIVMILVVLTACPTGVNAYIVACQQNQGQSVVAGSVVMSTLLSALTIPAWLLLLEYGVFL is encoded by the coding sequence ATGTTTTCTTCTCTTTTTCCGTTAGTTGCTTTAGTTTTTCTAGGCTATCTAGCCATTCGCAAAGGTGGTGTAAGCCAAAGTACCATTGCCGAACTAAGTAAGGTGACGTTTAGTTGGTTGTTTCCGCTCTTTTTATTTATCAATATCGCCGAAGCTGATTTATCCGGTTTGCTTTCGTATTCGGTCTTTTTAGCATTTTATGGTGCTGTACTTTTCACATTTTTAATGACTTGTTGGCTCTCACCAAGCTTATTAAAAACGCACAAAGAGAGTGGTGCTGTGTTTGCTCTTGGCAGCACTTATTCCAATACCATTATTGTCGGTTTGCCAATTTTGATAAGTGTGTTGTCGCCAAGCGTTACTGCGCAGGTCTTTTTAATAATCAGTTTTCACAGCGCGATGCTTTTTGCTGCTACCAGCATTTTCGCAAGTGTGGGTAGCAATAATACATTTGACTTTAAATCTTTTCTGGTTGGGCTTTTGAAAAACCCTCTGCTGATTGGTATTTACAGTGGATTAATCATAAATTTTATGGGCATAGCCTTTGCTGAATTTATCAGTAATACATTGCACTTAATCACAAAGCCTGCGTTGACATTGGCATTGTTTATTCTTGGTGCCAACCTTTACCAATATCGCTTATCAGGTAGTTATGGGCACATCATCTCTGCCAGCGTCATTAAATTGCTGTTATTACCATTAATAACATTGCTTTTAGCACACGGGGTCTTTCGCTTGAATAGCGATATTGTGATGATACTCGTTGTTTTAACGGCATGCCCAACAGGTGTGAATGCTTATATTGTTGCCTGCCAACAAAACCAAGGGCAAAGTGTGGTTGCAGGCAGTGTTGTAATGAGTACTTTATTGAGTGCTTTGACCATTCCAGCTTGGTTACTCTTATTAGAATATGGTGTGTTTTTGTAA
- the ablB gene encoding putative beta-lysine N-acetyltransferase, producing MTATQFDSEMNLTGNNIRFGKLNDRVYITDATIELPNAFHKEVEDFAKKGGYSKIIAKVKDAQVLPFLQRGYQIEATVPGYFGLQDAIFISRFFDESRAECDHSDLSDGIINEVQNADLWQPSSFSQPVLFRKCNQADVRALSKLYQLAFSSYGSPIGDENYISRSIDSGVDYFCVEYMDAIVACVRIEYEKDAPNARLYDTVVLSQFRNEGIASALIFEASKYLKSNDVEFIYSVCRASSFAINKVFARLDFEYGGRLINNNLVNNKLVSMNVWSQKL from the coding sequence ATGACAGCGACGCAATTTGACAGTGAAATGAATCTTACTGGAAATAACATCCGATTTGGCAAACTCAATGACCGAGTTTACATCACTGATGCAACCATTGAGTTGCCAAACGCGTTTCATAAAGAAGTTGAAGACTTTGCTAAAAAAGGCGGCTACAGCAAAATTATTGCAAAAGTTAAAGATGCGCAAGTGCTGCCTTTTTTACAACGTGGCTACCAAATTGAGGCAACGGTACCAGGCTATTTTGGTCTGCAAGATGCAATCTTTATATCTCGCTTTTTTGATGAATCGCGCGCTGAGTGTGATCATAGTGATCTGAGTGATGGCATTATCAATGAAGTTCAAAATGCAGATTTGTGGCAACCTTCTTCATTCTCTCAACCAGTGCTGTTTCGCAAGTGTAACCAAGCAGACGTTCGCGCCCTTTCCAAACTTTATCAATTGGCTTTTTCAAGCTATGGTTCACCAATCGGTGACGAAAACTATATCTCTCGAAGCATTGACAGTGGTGTGGATTATTTTTGTGTTGAATACATGGATGCCATTGTTGCCTGTGTTCGTATCGAGTATGAGAAGGATGCGCCAAACGCAAGACTTTACGATACTGTGGTGTTAAGTCAATTTCGCAATGAAGGGATTGCATCTGCGCTAATTTTTGAAGCGAGCAAATACCTCAAAAGTAATGATGTTGAGTTTATTTATTCGGTTTGTAGAGCATCTTCATTTGCCATCAACAAAGTATTTGCGCGTCTTGACTTTGAGTATGGTGGTCGCTTGATAAACAACAATCTTGTGAATAACAAACTTGTTTCAATGAATGTGTGGTCGCAAAAACTGTAA
- the glnD gene encoding [protein-PII] uridylyltransferase translates to MKTVFKEQLDNLTHQQNSRFFTSQISQLLTERANALDNILIEMWCSHGLDKSNCSLNAVGGYGRASLHPFSDIDIAIILPCNDEQIPETALRAFIAGLWDLGLDIGHSVRTLSQAKHYAVDDITIATNLLDIRCLYGNCQHSEQLRAFLYDNEVISDKAFFDAKLLEQKTRHKKALNTALYLEPNIKTNPGGLRDFQTIVWVARKHLKLSNNELLVEGELLQEDEQFELIECHDFLCRIRWALHCVAKRPQEVLLFEYQAQVAEFLKFGRGDSAQQAIERMMRQLFRAMTRLQELNQILCDNVHRCITHNREKNTLKINEQFSLVDGFLETSSSSVFIDKSQVISLFKLLAEHPDAHGISSNTLQLLRKVRHRLLGELQDYQSCRELFISLFERPKTLKKVLGLMHRYGVLEMYATQWAQSEGRMQFDIHNAYTVDEHVYKTVSYISDFANQNDNHESYHLAYGRVQNKLALCMAAFCHHLAGSQESESHATSAMLAKEFARFHSLKKASVDLIVWLIENQDLLINTSRTLDVYDPRTIQSLNKKVGSLERLNALYTLTVADIMATNEEAWSDWQAAMLEQLYIASREAFKTDGKSIFEQRTVIRENKAEAQTRLANSTISEDEVMAFWATLPNSFFTFTSAKELSEITEKVVSTHQFPLVFLTQSEQIGCSTLVVYTPNRAKLFVDIFNTLTRAKVNVKDAELLETKDGNVLEIFRVLDVNDEQLCERYRIERVIRQIEQVITKGYKECKLPVAKKIKSFESEPVVEFIPTPKRDRTLLKVTTLNNPTYVDKICSVFRNHTLSIHSAKVTTLGESLESVFLLSDSNNESLKEAMQSKVLDAFGYNLS, encoded by the coding sequence ATGAAAACAGTTTTTAAAGAACAGTTAGATAATTTAACGCATCAGCAAAACTCACGGTTTTTTACTAGTCAAATAAGCCAACTACTAACAGAACGCGCTAATGCACTCGATAATATTCTGATAGAAATGTGGTGCTCGCATGGCTTAGATAAAAGCAACTGTTCATTAAATGCTGTGGGCGGTTATGGCCGTGCATCGTTACATCCATTCTCAGACATTGATATTGCGATTATTCTACCTTGCAATGACGAGCAAATTCCTGAGACGGCACTGCGCGCATTTATTGCGGGGTTGTGGGATCTCGGACTCGACATCGGCCACTCTGTTAGAACCTTATCACAAGCAAAACACTATGCCGTTGACGATATTACGATAGCGACAAACTTACTTGATATTCGCTGTTTATATGGTAATTGTCAGCACAGTGAACAACTGCGTGCGTTTTTGTATGATAACGAAGTCATATCTGATAAAGCATTTTTCGATGCAAAATTACTTGAACAAAAAACGCGCCACAAAAAAGCCTTAAATACAGCGCTTTATTTAGAACCAAATATAAAAACAAACCCAGGTGGGTTGCGCGATTTTCAGACGATCGTTTGGGTAGCGCGAAAACATCTTAAATTGTCGAATAATGAGTTACTTGTGGAAGGTGAATTACTGCAAGAGGATGAACAATTTGAGTTGATAGAATGTCATGACTTTCTCTGCCGTATTCGTTGGGCACTGCATTGCGTAGCAAAGCGGCCGCAAGAGGTTTTGTTATTTGAGTATCAGGCACAAGTTGCTGAGTTTTTAAAGTTTGGTCGGGGTGATAGTGCCCAACAGGCGATTGAACGTATGATGAGACAATTGTTTCGTGCAATGACGCGCTTACAAGAGCTTAATCAAATCTTATGTGACAATGTACACCGTTGTATTACACATAACAGAGAGAAGAACACGTTAAAAATCAATGAGCAATTTTCATTGGTTGATGGCTTTTTAGAAACAAGTTCATCCAGTGTTTTTATTGATAAATCACAGGTTATCAGTTTATTTAAACTGCTTGCTGAGCATCCAGATGCTCACGGTATTTCGTCAAACACATTACAATTATTGAGAAAAGTAAGGCACCGCTTACTTGGCGAGTTACAGGATTATCAGAGCTGTCGTGAACTATTTATTTCTCTATTTGAGCGACCTAAAACATTAAAAAAAGTATTAGGATTAATGCATCGCTATGGTGTGCTTGAAATGTATGCAACACAATGGGCACAAAGCGAAGGGCGCATGCAGTTTGATATCCATAATGCCTACACCGTAGATGAACATGTTTACAAAACGGTGTCATACATTTCTGATTTTGCGAATCAAAATGACAACCATGAAAGTTACCACCTTGCATATGGTCGGGTGCAAAACAAATTAGCACTATGTATGGCGGCGTTCTGCCACCACTTAGCGGGTTCTCAGGAAAGTGAAAGCCACGCCACAAGTGCCATGCTTGCAAAAGAGTTTGCACGCTTTCACAGTCTGAAAAAGGCATCGGTAGATCTGATAGTGTGGCTAATTGAGAACCAAGATCTATTGATAAATACTAGTCGAACGCTCGACGTATATGACCCTCGTACAATACAGTCATTGAATAAAAAGGTGGGTTCATTAGAGCGTTTAAATGCGCTATACACGCTTACAGTGGCAGATATTATGGCCACTAATGAAGAAGCGTGGAGTGATTGGCAAGCCGCCATGTTAGAGCAATTGTACATAGCATCTCGAGAAGCATTTAAAACCGACGGTAAAAGCATTTTTGAGCAGCGAACTGTGATCCGCGAGAATAAAGCCGAGGCGCAAACACGTTTAGCGAATAGCACTATCTCTGAAGATGAAGTGATGGCATTTTGGGCCACCTTACCCAATAGCTTTTTTACGTTTACCAGTGCCAAAGAACTATCAGAAATAACTGAAAAAGTAGTCTCTACGCACCAATTTCCATTAGTGTTTTTAACCCAAAGTGAACAAATAGGGTGTTCAACTTTAGTGGTTTACACCCCTAATCGGGCAAAACTGTTTGTCGATATTTTTAACACATTAACGCGTGCAAAAGTAAATGTTAAAGATGCTGAATTGCTTGAAACAAAAGATGGCAATGTGCTCGAAATATTCCGTGTACTTGATGTTAATGACGAACAACTGTGCGAACGTTATCGTATTGAGCGCGTTATTCGTCAAATAGAGCAAGTGATCACAAAAGGCTATAAAGAGTGTAAATTGCCTGTAGCGAAGAAGATTAAAAGCTTCGAATCAGAGCCTGTTGTGGAATTTATTCCAACACCAAAACGTGATCGTACCTTGCTTAAAGTGACCACCTTAAATAACCCGACCTATGTCGACAAAATTTGCTCTGTATTTCGCAATCATACGTTGTCGATCCACTCAGCAAAAGTGACCACTTTGGGTGAGAGTTTAGAAAGTGTATTTTTACTTTCAGACAGTAATAATGAAAGCTTGAAAGAAGCGATGCAAAGCAAAGTGTTAGATGCCTTTGGCTATAATCTATCCTAA
- a CDS encoding MarR family winged helix-turn-helix transcriptional regulator → MEKYEELLVSIRKVIRAIDLHSKQLNKSSGLTGPQLLIMQEIARVKGVTAGAVAKEINLSAATVTNILDRLESRDLIERVRSKEDKRRVSLFLTEKGKASLIDAPQPLQEHFIQNFCGLEQWEQSLLLSSMQRIASMMDANDLDAAPMLEIDPMSVSVNEEKKS, encoded by the coding sequence ATGGAAAAATACGAAGAACTGCTCGTCTCTATCCGTAAAGTCATTCGAGCCATCGATTTACATTCAAAACAGCTCAATAAATCTTCGGGTTTAACCGGTCCACAATTATTAATAATGCAAGAAATTGCCCGTGTTAAAGGCGTTACAGCGGGTGCCGTTGCCAAAGAAATTAATTTAAGTGCGGCTACCGTCACTAATATTTTAGATCGTTTAGAATCGCGCGATTTAATCGAGCGCGTGCGCAGCAAAGAAGACAAACGTCGAGTTAGTTTATTTCTTACAGAAAAAGGAAAAGCCTCGTTAATTGATGCGCCACAACCATTGCAAGAGCACTTTATTCAAAATTTTTGTGGCCTAGAGCAATGGGAACAGAGCTTATTACTTTCTTCAATGCAACGTATTGCTAGCATGATGGATGCAAATGATTTAGATGCTGCACCTATGCTTGAAATTGATCCTATGAGTGTAAGTGTAAACGAGGAAAAAAAATCTTAG
- a CDS encoding DUF2391 family protein, with protein sequence MTKKSFNFEDIVQICVGAFALAVPISFSEEAWQLAETLPLTNLLLLLCLSLTFLTLYTYQSVFQRNINTRRFLFITRIVVAYLITFFIVSLVLLSIDKLPFVSDPLIALKRVVVISMPASMGAIIVDGFDKE encoded by the coding sequence ATGACAAAGAAAAGTTTTAACTTTGAAGATATTGTTCAAATATGTGTGGGGGCATTTGCACTTGCCGTACCAATATCTTTTTCTGAAGAAGCATGGCAACTAGCTGAAACGTTACCACTTACCAATTTATTATTACTACTGTGCTTATCGCTTACTTTTTTAACGCTTTATACCTACCAAAGTGTCTTTCAACGAAATATCAATACGCGTCGTTTTTTGTTTATAACTCGTATAGTCGTTGCCTACTTAATCACATTTTTCATTGTCAGCTTAGTACTATTAAGTATTGATAAACTGCCCTTTGTCAGCGACCCTCTTATAGCCTTAAAGCGAGTTGTGGTGATATCCATGCCTGCGTCTATGGGAGCCATTATTGTTGATGGATTTGACAAAGAATAA
- a CDS encoding PAS domain-containing sensor histidine kinase, translating to MTEQFLRGDYMPHGHCYLWQPHILWTHVVSDLLIATAYFSIPFAIILFMRKRRDIGYHKVFLLFSLFILFCGITHLFGIWTIWQGVYGYHGIAKALTAGISMATAFYLYKLLPELLKVPTISQYEGIKSEYGNTKRQNKILTHLLQDHTQTKWMLDALPLSFILANEQGEIVFTNEHFKTEFGSTWDKLEALLTTNSQDFEKLIQTNSSTLVLNQTLSFIGHITTEKETKSVEVSLTKKEFEGEVHLFVTLKDLKEVALLKQQLVESNARFERAIGATNDGIWDWNIVTGEQVWSPKFFELIGLSHSEEAKYETWFNHIHPTHQEKVQQAVDLHLKTGTHYEVEYLGKNSQGEYGWFLTRGNSICDENGEPIMMSGSLRYIDEQKKSQNLLLERTRFLEALYMGTNHGIWVVEYVDDDFIFTTYNNTALKWTGITQQQIINKRLSELSFFSDEIKQHVFSRYLTCITQDKPLEYVEYIPFAGDAKWFKTSLYPVKGDNDTHFLIGSAVDITTEKETQQQLAKNHNFLESLLDSSVCGFYIFNLETQQNERINRTYTELLGYELEDFANDVDLLEKFHPDDRDNVIEHMQVVMASSDNSKHYLEYRFRHKNGHWVWCYSVDSVLERDESGNPKRMLGTFVDVSDKNELLNKLKSSNDYLEQFAFIASHDLQEPLRKISAFSESLYHRLHGQFDTDPDSEFELERLQLAAKRLSKMIEDLLKLSRINSDALNLDTVEFGQILAPVIDGLELAIEKVKASVHCENEEQIITVDVGLFSQVLQNLIGNAIKFAKPNTAPKIHILVDQREISIVIKIIDNGIGLDQSHAKRIFEPFKRLHTREKYEGSGIGLAIVAQILKVHNAHIYCESVENEGATFTIELPKEQ from the coding sequence ATGACTGAGCAGTTTTTGCGTGGTGATTATATGCCCCATGGCCACTGTTATCTTTGGCAACCGCATATTCTATGGACCCATGTTGTTTCCGATTTGCTGATCGCGACGGCTTATTTTTCAATACCTTTTGCGATTATCCTCTTTATGCGAAAACGCCGCGATATTGGCTATCACAAGGTGTTTTTACTGTTTTCGTTGTTTATCTTGTTTTGCGGAATTACCCATTTGTTTGGTATTTGGACAATTTGGCAAGGTGTATATGGTTATCATGGCATTGCAAAAGCTTTAACAGCGGGGATATCAATGGCAACCGCGTTTTATCTTTATAAATTATTGCCTGAACTGTTAAAAGTACCGACCATTTCTCAGTACGAAGGGATTAAGTCAGAGTATGGCAATACTAAACGACAAAATAAAATCCTGACACATTTATTACAAGATCATACCCAAACAAAATGGATGTTAGATGCATTACCGCTAAGTTTTATCTTGGCAAATGAACAGGGCGAAATTGTCTTTACAAACGAACATTTTAAAACTGAGTTTGGTAGTACATGGGATAAGTTAGAGGCACTTCTCACAACCAACAGTCAAGATTTTGAAAAGCTTATACAGACAAACTCGAGCACCCTAGTGTTAAATCAAACATTGAGTTTTATTGGCCATATCACAACTGAGAAAGAAACTAAGAGTGTTGAAGTCAGCTTAACAAAGAAAGAATTTGAAGGTGAGGTTCACCTGTTTGTTACATTAAAAGATTTAAAAGAAGTGGCTTTGTTAAAACAACAACTTGTTGAGTCTAACGCGCGTTTTGAAAGGGCCATAGGTGCCACTAATGATGGTATTTGGGATTGGAATATCGTCACCGGTGAACAAGTATGGTCGCCAAAGTTTTTTGAGCTTATTGGCTTGTCCCATAGTGAAGAAGCAAAGTATGAAACTTGGTTTAACCATATTCATCCAACGCATCAGGAAAAAGTACAACAAGCAGTTGATTTGCATCTTAAAACAGGTACCCATTATGAAGTGGAATACCTCGGTAAAAATAGCCAAGGCGAGTATGGTTGGTTTTTAACACGCGGCAATTCTATATGTGATGAAAACGGTGAACCGATCATGATGTCTGGTTCATTACGTTATATTGATGAGCAAAAGAAATCACAAAATTTATTATTAGAGCGCACTCGATTTTTAGAAGCCTTGTATATGGGGACGAATCACGGCATTTGGGTAGTGGAATACGTTGACGATGACTTTATTTTTACAACCTATAATAATACGGCGCTCAAATGGACAGGAATTACACAGCAACAAATCATTAATAAACGACTCTCCGAGTTATCCTTTTTTAGTGATGAAATAAAACAGCATGTTTTTTCACGTTATTTAACCTGTATCACACAAGATAAGCCACTAGAATACGTTGAATACATTCCATTTGCGGGAGACGCTAAATGGTTTAAAACCTCTCTGTATCCAGTAAAAGGCGATAATGATACGCACTTTTTAATAGGCAGCGCAGTTGATATTACGACCGAGAAAGAAACGCAGCAGCAACTTGCAAAAAATCATAACTTCCTCGAAAGCTTATTAGATAGCTCTGTCTGCGGGTTTTATATTTTCAATTTAGAAACACAGCAAAACGAGCGTATTAACCGAACCTATACAGAATTACTGGGGTATGAGCTAGAAGATTTTGCAAATGATGTTGATCTACTCGAAAAATTCCATCCCGATGATCGGGATAATGTCATTGAGCATATGCAGGTTGTGATGGCGTCCTCAGACAATAGTAAACATTACTTAGAGTATCGGTTTCGGCATAAAAATGGTCATTGGGTGTGGTGTTATTCGGTTGATTCAGTGTTAGAGCGAGATGAAAGTGGCAATCCAAAACGCATGCTGGGTACATTTGTTGATGTTAGTGATAAAAACGAACTATTAAATAAATTAAAATCATCGAATGATTATTTAGAGCAATTTGCGTTTATCGCATCACATGACTTACAAGAACCATTACGAAAAATCTCAGCTTTTAGCGAGTCTTTGTACCATCGACTTCATGGACAATTTGACACGGATCCTGATAGTGAATTTGAGTTAGAACGTCTACAACTTGCAGCTAAACGTTTAAGTAAAATGATTGAAGACTTGCTTAAACTTTCACGTATTAATAGTGATGCATTAAACCTTGATACCGTGGAATTTGGACAAATTTTAGCGCCAGTAATTGACGGCCTAGAGTTAGCGATAGAAAAGGTTAAAGCATCCGTACATTGCGAAAATGAAGAGCAAATTATTACTGTTGATGTTGGACTTTTTTCACAGGTGTTACAGAACCTTATTGGAAATGCAATTAAATTTGCCAAACCCAACACTGCCCCAAAGATACACATTCTTGTTGATCAGCGCGAGATATCAATCGTCATTAAAATAATTGATAATGGTATTGGCCTTGATCAAAGCCATGCGAAACGTATTTTTGAACCATTTAAACGTTTACACACGCGAGAAAAATATGAGGGCAGTGGTATTGGTTTAGCCATAGTTGCGCAAATATTGAAAGTCCATAACGCTCACATTTATTGTGAAAGTGTTGAAAATGAAGGAGCAACCTTTACTATCGAATTACCGAAGGAGCAATAG
- a CDS encoding response regulator: MLNLILIDDDPDEAYILKKALKQVDKDKEFTHFDDGNQFIASLNQYLGSKSLILLDLNMPQSAGFDVLQKIKMNKQAANLPVVIYSNSNSPHDIEMSYQKGANSYVRKPQGFNEMVDFLTALLDYWQRINKT; encoded by the coding sequence GTGTTGAATTTAATTTTAATTGATGATGACCCTGATGAAGCCTACATCTTGAAAAAAGCATTAAAGCAGGTCGATAAAGACAAAGAATTTACTCACTTTGATGATGGCAATCAGTTTATTGCTTCATTGAATCAGTATCTGGGCTCAAAGAGTTTAATTTTATTAGACTTAAATATGCCTCAAAGTGCAGGCTTTGATGTACTTCAAAAGATCAAAATGAATAAGCAAGCTGCTAATTTACCTGTGGTAATTTATTCTAACTCAAATAGCCCACATGATATCGAAATGTCATACCAAAAAGGGGCGAACTCATACGTGCGAAAGCCACAAGGATTTAATGAAATGGTTGATTTTCTAACTGCACTGTTAGATTACTGGCAAAGGATCAATAAAACATGA
- a CDS encoding two-component system response regulator: MSEQKMFKSNHLIYLLEDDSDDAYLIRNALKNDKIMSHSIMTFDSLEKLVKALSNFKPDLIIMDLNVTDSDGFNTMLTVKHSAQSVPIVVVTGMADEAMGDRLIQLGAQDYVPKSELTSSLLQRVIRFSKERHHLLQILENSANRDALTMLYSRKALDSKLDELVKHAERYGEKFAVLFIDLDNFKPINDQFGHDAGDQLLQHVANRLTLFSRSTDFVARFGGDEFVTLLPHVKTRDDAEQASKQQLNAICDDFYVTDSDGQAQQVHLSASIGYALYGEDGECGVELIKAADAAMYQNKQNR, encoded by the coding sequence ATGAGTGAGCAAAAGATGTTTAAATCAAATCACTTGATCTATTTACTCGAAGATGACAGTGATGATGCTTATTTGATACGAAATGCATTAAAGAATGACAAGATAATGAGTCATTCTATTATGACTTTTGATTCCTTAGAAAAATTAGTAAAAGCACTGAGTAACTTTAAACCAGACCTGATTATAATGGATTTAAACGTTACTGACAGTGATGGCTTTAATACCATGTTGACAGTTAAGCATAGTGCCCAATCGGTGCCGATTGTCGTGGTGACAGGTATGGCTGATGAAGCGATGGGAGATAGACTCATTCAACTCGGGGCGCAAGATTATGTGCCAAAATCAGAACTTACCTCATCACTTTTGCAGCGCGTTATTCGGTTTTCAAAAGAACGTCATCATCTGTTGCAAATTTTAGAAAACTCAGCGAATAGAGATGCACTCACCATGCTTTACAGCCGAAAAGCATTGGATTCTAAACTGGATGAGTTAGTAAAGCATGCTGAACGATACGGTGAAAAGTTTGCTGTATTATTTATTGATTTAGATAACTTTAAACCAATCAATGATCAGTTTGGTCATGATGCGGGCGATCAATTATTGCAGCATGTTGCTAATCGCCTGACTTTATTTAGCCGCTCTACCGACTTCGTTGCGCGTTTTGGTGGTGATGAATTTGTAACCTTATTACCGCATGTTAAAACTAGAGACGACGCAGAACAAGCCAGTAAACAACAGCTTAATGCCATTTGTGATGACTTTTATGTGACTGACAGCGATGGTCAAGCTCAACAAGTGCATTTATCAGCAAGTATCGGTTACGCGCTTTATGGGGAAGACGGCGAATGTGGCGTTGAATTGATAAAGGCTGCGGATGCTGCTATGTATCAAAACAAACAAAACCGCTAA
- the maoP gene encoding DUF413 domain-containing protein, which yields METAIRRGKSPFNANNIFPLGIARSGYFTSNESEVLITYGDTLFALQNGLLSPENAEEAMFVAELNSEEAATLYAVKLWQKFLFAMTASNGF from the coding sequence GTGGAAACGGCAATTCGAAGAGGTAAATCACCTTTTAATGCGAATAATATTTTCCCACTAGGCATAGCAAGAAGCGGCTACTTTACCAGTAACGAATCGGAGGTATTAATTACCTATGGTGACACCTTATTCGCACTGCAAAATGGCTTACTTTCTCCTGAAAACGCAGAAGAAGCAATGTTTGTAGCCGAGTTAAACAGTGAAGAAGCAGCCACACTTTACGCAGTAAAACTGTGGCAAAAATTTCTATTCGCGATGACCGCAAGCAATGGCTTTTAG